The segment gtctgaagaagggtctcgacccaaaacatcatccattccttctccccagagatgctgcctgtcccgctgagttactccagcatcttgcgtctgTCTTCAGGACTTTGGCCAGTGGATGTCAAAGTGTCACAACGTATCTATGAACAGAAACAGAATGACACTGTGTGAAATATTTGGGGCAGAATCTCCATTATAATCCATATAAGAAACTGATGCagggacaaggaactgcagatacggcAATATTGGACAAaagccaaactgctggaggaactcgggctgaagaaggggcccaaccctAAACAcggtctgtccattccctacacGGACGCCAACAAACTCTCCGTTATacgttaatccactcattcctgggatcattcttgtaaacctcctctccagagttaacacatccttgctcagatatcgtgcccaaattgctcacaatattccaaacgcggccttatagagcctcagtattacatccctgttctTGTATACATACCCTCTTGAAATAATTGCCAGAAAtgagtttactttctttactaccgaccccattctcttgccttcaccccataacccctgacaccagaatctgtcaatctctgccttaaaaatttcaattgacttggcccccacagcagtctgtggcaatgaattccacagattcaccacccactgactaaagaatgcTGTAATATAATCCAGTACAAATGGTGACCACACATCCAGAGTATTCTGCAATAAAACAGGAACTTGTATTATGACTTcagctgtgtctgaagaagggtctcgacccgaatcgtcacccattccttctctccagagatgctgcctaccccgctgagttgcagtactccagcatttcctggctgtcttcggtgtaaaccagcatcaaggataagggggaagtcttttaggaccgagatgagaaaaacatttttcacacagagagtggtgaatctgtggaattctctgccacagaaggtagtcgaggccagttcattggctatatttaagagggagttagatgtggcccttgtggctaatgggatcaaggggtatggagagaaggcaggtacaggatactgagttggatgatcagccatgaccatattgaatggcggcgcaggctcgaagggccgaatggcctactcctgcacctattttctatgtttctgccggcggttccttcctacacagtgtgaCTTCAGCTGATGTGTTTGTTGTGCTCTGTCCTCTGGCTCGATAGGGATGGATTTTCCTCAGCACAGTCACCAGGTTCTGGAGCAGCTGAACCAACAGCGGCACCTGGGGCTGCTGTGTGACTGCACCTTTGTCGTGGACGGCATTGACTTCAAGGCTCACAAGGCGGTGCTGGCAGCGTGCAGCGAGTATTTCAGAACCTTGTTCCTGGACCAGAAGGATGTGGTTCACCTGGACATCAGTAACGCGGCAGGTAAATAATCTCTCTTCAACagcacggggagaaggcaggagaatgggggtcaGAATGGGGggggatacatcagccatgattaaatggtggagtggacttgatgggccgacgtGCCTTTCGCTTTGTGGATGGGAGGGAGGTCTCggtgggtggagaaggggggggggggctcgctgGAGACGGCACGCGGTGATCTGAGATATTTTCTCGCAGGTCTCGGCCAGATGTTGGAGTTCATGTACACGGCCAAGCTCAAGCTGACGCCGTCGAATGTCTTTGACGTGCAGGCAGTGGCGGGCTTCCTTCAGATGCACAACATCGTGAGCACGTGCGCAACCTTCATCGAGGGCAAGTCCTGCAGCGCGCCCGCGGCCGTCCCCAAGGTGGAgccgccaccaccacctcctcctcctcctcctcctcctgctcctgctcaaggtaaacaggcccttcggccaaccgagtccatgctgaccagcgatcaccctgcacacttaacactatcctgcacacagcgtacacatgcaccaagccaattaacctacaaaccttaaggtagacaaaagtagtgctggagaaactcagcgggtgcagcagcatctgtggagagaagcaatTGGCGACATTtcaaggtctcgacacgaaaggcaacatctatggagcgaaggaataggtgacgtttcgggtcgagacccaaagggtctcggcccgaaacgtcgcctattccttccaaggtgggttctcgacccgaaacgtcacctattccttcgctccatagatgctgctgcacccgctgagtttctccagcacttttgtctactttcgattttccagcatctgcagttccttcttaaaaacctacaaacctgtacgtctttggaatgtgggatgaaaccagagcacccagcgcAAACCCActtaggttcataagtgatagtggcagaattaggccaatcagcccatccagtctactccgccattcaatcatggccgacctatctctccttctcaacaccattctcctgccttctccccgtaacccccccgACTATTCCAGactaatcacggggagaacgtgcaaactccgtacagacagcgcccgtagtgacGTGAGGcggcaactgtaccactgtgccgcccgtgcGATGAATGAAATGTCCTGCTGCGACTCTTATGTTCTTGCGATCACACCCCCTCTTTGCGACACAAAGCCCAATAAACCATtgaccacaatagacaatagacagtaggtgcaggagtaggccatttggccccttcgagcatgcacagccattcaatatgatcatggctgatcatccaactctgtatcctgtacctgccttctctccctttagccacaagggccacatctaacttcctcttaaatatagccaatgaactgtggcctcaaccaccctttgcggcagagaattccacagtaccACAGACGGCGCCCGCAGTgagaatcgaacccgtgtctctggcgccacaagcgccgtgaggcagcaaccgtaccgctgcgccaccgtgcgatgAATCAAATATCCTGCCGCACTCTATCTTCTTgcgatcacacccccccccccccctttgcgacGCGAAGCCCACTAAACCATTGACCACGTTCCCCCCGCGCCCGCGCTGTGAGATGGTGGAGAGACGCACGCCCGAGGAGTGGGCGTGGGGAACGGGTCGATGGAGTTTGGTGTCTCACTGATCACCCCGACTCTCACACAGAGACGGAGACGCAGAGCCGCGATGAGAAGCAGGAGAGAGACGTGGCGGCTGATTCTCCGGTGAAGGAGCGGAAGGCCCCGGAGGTTGAGGTGCGGGTGGAGCGCGGAGTGGAGTCGGAGGATGAGGACACGGCGGCGGAGCTCGAAGACGACGAGGATGAAGATTACAAACCCGGTCAGTCGACTTCCTAACTGGGTGGACacaaaaaatgccggagtaactcagcgggacagacagcatctatggagagaaggactgggtggagacccttcttcagactgatgtcgggggagggggtggggagcccGAGAAGTGAGGAGGTTTTTTTTgtggttagtaagtaaagtaaccagCTCCAttagcagtttacaccccagcggtacgaacattgacttctctaatttcaggtagtccctctttctccttctttcccctccgccgcccagctctcccacagtccacagtccactgtctccgcctcttcctttcttcttcccgcccccacccccacaccagtgtgaaggagggtctcgacccgaaacgtcacctatttccttcgctccatagatgctgcctcacctgctgagtttctccagcctttttgttcaCCTTCgattgtcccagcatctgcagttccttcttaaactccattgattagtaagtaaagtaaccaaaTTCCACATGTTGCCAGTGACAGTCTAACGTGGTTGTGGGAACGCTTGGCAGTGTTCAGATAGATCCCTCTCTCTTGTCTCACCTCCTCTCAGCGGGGGAGTTACTAGACTCTGCGACTGCACTGCTCAACCACCCCACTGTGCTGTCTACCAGaaaggtctcgtcctgaaacgtcacccatccatgttctgcagcaatgctgcctgacccgctgagttcctccagcactctgtgtccggaGATGCATGCGCCTGCCACCTTCCACCGCCCGtgactttgtttagtttattgtcacagtgacaaACAGTTTTGttacgtgccaaccagtcagcggcaagactgtccatgattacaatccagacgtccacagtggacagatacaggataaacggTTAGTACGAGAttcagtccagtaaagtctgattaaagatagtccgagggtctgcaatgaggtaaatgggagatCAGGGCCACTTTCTAGctgatgataggatggtttaaTTGTCTAATagctgaccctgaatctggaggtgttcgttttcacacctctgtgcCTCTTacgcgggggggggagaggatggagtgactggggtgagactggtccttgattacgctgctggcttTGTcagggcagcgtgaggtgtggatggagtgaatggaaaggaggttggtttgtgttgaCGGTCTGGGTGGCTGACGTCCACGATTCTCTGTGATTCCTTGCGggtcttggttggagctgttcccgagccatgcagtgatgcatccggataaaatgTGACCCATGTTGTGGGGGGCGTGGCCTGACGGTTGtcagcggacaagccctacgTCAGGCCATCAAATgaaacatcacgggtggcagagcggagtagccagAGGCTCTGGCTaaagaggaaagaccccatttggtctcccatataaccgactagacagatgcagaggggggtgcttctgggatgccagaatgcaccgctgagcctactggagacgttGTGGGTTCAATCAGCGAGACGTTGATGAAAGTAGgcgcccacttgataaccccaatgacgtgtctgcctagccttcctcaacatcggaggagcatgggtgagtgcagaaggctcccatcaccatcgggagtaagttgatatttggcactttgggcTTTTAACGTCTgtgtcctgtgtatttgtaaacgtGTGTTTGTGCTTGTGTCCAGGTGACGTGGTGAAAGATGCCGTGCCAAAGGTGTACGGTAAACGGCGCCACATTTCCACCAGGAGAAGCACTTCAAGTGAAACCAAAGACTGTGGTGCTGGCGAGGATCCCAAGGAAGGTACGTTCCCAGCCAGGAAAGTCACTGTCTTCTTGAGTGGGGGGGTGCCTGTGATGAGAAAATGTACATTTATCCAAAGCATGCGGGTGGCACAGTTAGTAGAACCCCTGCCtccagtgacctgcattaataTCTGGCGTTCATGAGTcagaagagcagaattaggccattcggcccaacaagtctaccctgccattcaatcatggccgatcctatcttccctattctcctgccttctccccacaacccctgacacctgtcagATGTCTAGGCTTCCACCACATGgcgccacggtagagttgctgcctcacagcgccagggacccgcgttcgatccgaACCTtagatactgtctgtgtggagtttgcacacacaTGTACAGATAGACTGGATTGGCCCACGTGGGTAGATGTGGTCGAATGGGAGAGGCAGCTGATGGGGTGTCGGGGGAATGAAATAAGGGTTAGTGTCAaaggatgggccaaagggtcttgtGTCCGTGTTGGTCAAGATTCATCCTTTTATATGCGTCCATCTATTTTCAAACGTTCAtaaacaataaactgaactaatttaaactaaattaaaatgataggagcagaattaggccaatcggcccatctatcttttccctctcaaccctagtctcctgctttctcccaacaaACCCCTGACCACTGCCTTACTAAtgaggaatctgtcaatctccgcttttaaaaatacccactgacttggcctcccacagtcgtctgtggcaatgagttccacagattcaccaccctccggctaaagaaattcttcctcatctccttcctaaaggaacgtcctttaattctgaggctgtgtcctctggtcctagattctcccgcgagtggaaacatcctctccacatccactctatccaggcctttcactatttttagtttagtttattgtcatgtataccgaggtacagtgtcaagcttttgttgcatgctatccagtagcGGAAACacagtgcatgattacaatcgagccgtctgccgtgtacagatacacgagaaaggaataacctttagtgcaagataaagccagtaatgtctggtcaaagatggtccaagggtctccactGAGGGTGATAGTAATTCATGACTGCTCTAgttgtgggaggatggttcatttgcctaaaaacagctgggaagaattttGCAGTATGTCTTGGGTAGATTTAAAATTTAGAACCAGTTATTTTGTCTGAAGAATTCTTcagcctgaataagggtctcgacccgaaacgtcgcctgttccttctcgccggagatgctgcccgtcccgctgagtcactccagctttttgcgtcttgtCGTCAGTTATTTTCACCGTGCGTTTCAGCGCTCGCCGCGCGGGGGCTAAGACGCCGCACTCAGACTGACGGTTTGTTGCTTTGCGCAGAGCCGGCGGATGACAAGGTGAAGGAGACGGACGCGGAGGGGCTGGACCACACTGAGTTACCGGAGAACGGGGAAGATTTGCCGCCCAGCCACGGGGACAGCCACGCGCACTCGGACTACAGCGACAGGATGGACGGTGCCTCCGAGTCGGACACAACGCTGGACGATCCGGACAGCGCCAACGACACCAGGCGCCACCGCTTTGGGCCCTACATTGACCGCACAGAGTCACGGCCTTACGGGTCCATAACACACAAGTGCAAGGTAATGGTGGCCCAGGTAGACTCCTTCTCTCTTTAACGTAGCTACTGGTGCCTCACCCTGGCAACCTCACCTCCCATTCCCGGTGCTGTAGCCAACTTTCCCACTCTCAAATACAGGACAAATTCCCGactaattcaatgtgatcatggctgatcatccccaatcagtatcccgttcctgccttctccccatatcccctgactccgttatttttaagagccctatctagctctctcttgaaagcatccagagaacctgcctccaccgccctctgaggcagagaattccacagactcaccactctcggtgagaaaaagtgtttcttcgtctccgttctaaatggcttactccttattcttaaactgtggtctctggttctggactcccccaacattgggaacatgtttcctgcctctagtgtgtccaagcccttaacaatcttatatgtttcaatgaggtatcctctcatccttctaaactccagagtgtacaagcccagctgctccattctctcagcatatgacagtcccgccatctcgggaattatccttgtaaacctatgctgcactccctcaatagcaagaatgaccttcctcaaattaggggaccaaaactgcacacaatactccacgtgtggtctcactagggctctgtacaactacagaaggacctctgtaAGTTGCTGTAAATTCAGTGGCGGGCCAGTTCATGCAAGGCTGGGATGTTTAGACGATGAGAGACATGGATAGACAAGGGATTAGTGCAGCTCTGTGGCGTTGAGATCATATCGTGTTGTGTTTGGGGCTGAGCTCTCGGTGTGACccaccaccttgtccatgctgtgaCTGCAGGACTGCGGGAAGGAGTTCACCCACACGGGCAACTACAAGCGGCACGTGCGTATCCACACCGGCGAGAAGCCCTTCTCCTGCGGGGAATGCAGCAAGGCTTTCTCCGACCCAGCCGCCTGCAAGGCCCACGAGAAAACACACAGGTACGGGCGGGCCCCTTCCTGCAGCGAACGGAGgcacacagcgcggaaacgggcccttcggcccgactcatcCATGCTGTCCGTGACTGTTGTGAGTGGTGACGGGTGGTGAACAGTGCCgacagggggtgtgtggggttgtCCGACTGTGAACCGACCGATCaccgtgtgaatgtgtgtggggaggaactgccggtgctggtttaaaccgaagacggaggcaaaaagctggagtaactcagcggggccggcagcatcttGTTGCTGTGTCCCagaacctcacctattccttttctccagagacccactgagttgctccagctttttgcatctatgttGTGCCTGAGGGGCTTAGTGTGTCTGACTGTGAAAAGGTCACCCTGCgactgtgtgtggtgtgggggtctctgcctgtgtgtgtgtgtgtggggggtctctgcctgtgtgtgtgttgtgggggtctctgtctgtatctgtgtgggggtctctgcctgtgtgtgtgtgtgtggggggtcactgcctgtgtgtgtgtgttgtgggggggtctctgtctgtatctgtgtgggggtctctgcctgtgtgtgtgttgtgggggtcactgtctgtgtgtgtgttgtgggggtctctgcctgtgtgtgtgttgtgggggtctctgcctgtgtgtgtgttgtggggggtcactgtctgtgtgtgtgtgtgggggtctctgcctgtgtgtgtgttgtgggggtctctgcctgtgtgtgtgttgtgggggtctctgcctgtgtgtgtggtgtgggggtctctgcctgtgtctgtgtgtgggtctctgcgtgtgtctgtgtgagggTCTCTGCCTGTGTGTTGTGGGGGTCTCAGTCTCTGCCTGTATCTGTGTGGTGTGGGGGTCTCTGTCTATGTCTGTGTGggggtctctgtctgtgtgttgtggaggtctctgtctctgcctgtaTCTGTGTGggggtctctgtctgtgtgttgtagaggtctctgtctctgcctgtgtgtgtgttgtgggggtctctgtctctgcctgtgtgtgtgtgttgtgggggtctctgtctctgcctgtaTCTGTGTGGTGTGGGGGTCACTATCACTGTCACTGTCTGTGTCGCGGTGTATCACCCTGTGACCGTCTATGCCGTGCCCACAGCCCAGTCAAGCCCCACTCGTGTGAGGAGTGCGGCAAGAGCTACCGGCTGATCAGTTTGCTGAACCTGCACAAGAAGCGGCACACGGGTGAGGCCAAGTACACGTGCGACGACTGCCGCAAGACCTTCACCACCTCCGGCAACTTGAAACGCCACCAGCTGGTTCACAGCGGCGAGAAGCCGTACCAGTGCGACTACTGCGATAGGTCCTTCTCCGACCCCACCGCCAAGATGCGGCACCTGGAGATGCACGACGCTAACAAGGTGCACAAGTGTCCGCACTGTGAGAAGCGCTTCAACCAGGTGGGTCATGTACTGGACCAGCCTCCCCCAGgctctcctccatcccccacccctcctcctccactgcctcaccactccccccctccccctctcagtttagtttagtttacagatacagcacagaaacaggcccttcggcccactgagtccgtgccagccaCCGATCCCCGCATGTTAATAATCCCAGcgactgcagtctcttgtgtctccacctatcacttccacGCCCTCGCCTAAcctccttaaggataagggggacgtcttttaggaccgagatgaggaaaacatttttcacacagagagtggtgaatctgtggaactctctgccacagaaggtagttgaggccacacagttcattggctatatttaagagggagttagatgtggcccttgtggctaaagggatcagggggtatggagagaaggcagggatggatactgagttggatgatcagccatgatcatattgaatggcggtgcaggctcgaagggccgaatggcctctactcctgcacacctattttccatgtttctatgtttccatctacCCTGCTCTccatcagactgaagggtcccgaccctgaaTGTCTAGTTTAGCTCAGCTCATTATTGTCACGAGTGGCATGAAATGCATTTTCCTTGCGTGTGTTATCTAACCGACGGAAAAAAACACCCACGGTTGCAATccggccgtccacagtgtgcaggtcAGAGTTCACCTCCCTGTGGCCGGCTGCCGAGGTCAGAGGTCACCGAGTGAATGGATTTGAGTCGTCCATTTGTTTCGGCTTCACCGCTCTGTGATCAGAAGGTCAACGTCatttagtttttaagaaggaactgcagatgctggataatcgaaggtagacaaaaatgctggagaaactcagcgggtgcagcagcatctatgtggagcgaaggaaataggcgacgtttcgggccgaaacccgaaagggtttcggcccgaaacgtcgcctatttcctatagtggagattgttcaactctttccatggagcgaaggaaataggcaaaccttgcctatttccttcgctccacatagatgctgctgcacccgctgagttttctccagcatttttgtgtcgttTAGTTTTTAGCCCGGGTCTTaaaagagtggaaacaggcccctttggcccaacatgccccatctacaccagtctcacctgcctacattcggcccatatccctctacacctgtcctatccgtgtacctgtctgaaAGCTCGGTGCACTTTTGCTCTTTTGCGCCAAGAACGTTTTACACCAGGAATCAGTGCTCGATGCCGATGCCTTCAGTCCCAGCCCACAGCGTCgcttctccatgtcctccagagatgctgcctgatccgctgggttactccagcacttttgtgtcttgtttttttttgaaaaccatcatctgcagttccttccgcccGCATCTTGTTGCAATGTTATTTTTGATTTCTTGCTGGATCTCGATTGCGAATTCATTCTCCTGTTTTGAACGCTGCCGTGGTGTGATAGTTCTTGTCCGTGTCCTTGCAGCTGGGGAACCTGAAGGCCCACCTGAAGATTCACATTGTGGACGGGCCGCTCAAGTGCAGGGAATGCGGCAAGCAGTTCACCACGTCAGGTGAGGGCCGGGCTGGCTGTCAAACGCCACTGCGACTCGCAGAGACTTGCAGTCTTGTGTGCAGCGGGCAGCGTCTGACTGgcagacaaaaaaaatgctggagaaactcagcgggtgcagcagcatctatggagcgaaggtataggtgacgttttgggtcgagactctccttggaaggaataggtgacgtctcgggtcgatgcaggtagattgttcccgatgttggggaagtccaggacaaggggtcacagcttaaggataaaggggaaatcctttaaaaccgagatgagaagaactttttttttcacgcagagagtggtgaatctctggaactctctgccacagagggtagttgaggccagttcattggctatatttaagagggagttagatgtggcccttgtggctaaggggatcaggggatatggagagaaggcaggtacgggatactgagttggatgatcagccatgatcatattgaatggcggtgcaggctcgaagggccgaatggcctactcctgcacctaatttctatgtttctatgagactctccttggaaggaataggtgacgtttcgggtcgagactctccttggaaggaataggtgacgtttcgggtcgagacccaaagggtctcgacccgaaacgtcacctattccttcgctcagtAGATGCcgactcgcccgctgagtttctccaaaatttttgtctacattcgattttttttttccagcatctgcagttctttctttttttttaattttatttttattagaagcaattgctcTGAGATAAAAACATTCGGCATCTGAAatgatacaattattgtacagcttcatttttaaccttataacctgaattatgaaaatgagaagaaaaaaagaaaaaagaaaagtagaaagtgaaaagatagattaaagagtcaagagagtcaagagtcaatttaattgtcatttggacccctggaggtccaaacgaaatgccgtttctgcagccatacattacacacaaatagaccccagacacaacataattacatttaacataaacatccatcacatagctgtgatggaaggccaaataaacttctctctccactgcactctcccccccccccgatgtcagagtcaaagtcatagcccccggctggcgatggcgattgtcccgcggccattaaagtcacgccgggtggtgcgaggtcgcacaccgggtcttgatgttggagcccccggtgtgcgctcgcagagtccgcggccattccaagccgcgcggggcagtggtgtcaggcccgctccaggagctcttcgaccccgcaactcgggcgggagaagtcgccgctgcagaagccccgaaaagcggtctccccccagggagcctggggctcccggcgccgtcgtccacagacctgtagagagcctccgactctccagcagcagcagcagcagcagcagcagcaacagcatcagcagcagcagcaacagcatcagcagcagcagtgctcctccaccgctccggacccggccagctccgcgacggcaacggtgagtcgacacctgagtccccggtctcttcctgttggaggccgctcctcgttacggcctcaacgacgactgagacccgacgagaaaaggtcgggtctccattgcagggagagattcaaaaagttcccccccccccccccccacacacacaccccaacataaaataacaaacactacataaaaacacagacaaaaataataaaaacgcggacaggctgcagaggccgctgctggaaCAAGCAGAAGAAGAAACGAGaatcccctaaactaccaaagtagtgtggcagagagatatagaaataagggaaaaaaaaatagatATACCTTGCCCATCGTGTCctccccgcccgcccgcctcacccaacccagcatcggatttaaatttaaatttgtgttgcaccatgctattgttgtaagaattcggtgaagggtgtctccatgtcttaagaaattgatctggtttttccgccaagacaagcctaatattttccaaatgtagtgcctcggacccggagcgcggccttgcatcacccggcgcggcgttaatggccgcgggacaattgttatcgcccgccgggggctctggctctgactttgactctgacatcggggggagagggaagtgcaggggagagatacgtttttttttgccttccatcacagcgaggtggagatgcgctgtgatggatgtctgtgtaaattgtgttgtgtcttgggtcttttttttcttgtgtgtatgactgcagaaacaacatttcacttgagcctctgaggttcaagtgacaaatacattgtattgtattgtatatctgtgatccacatcttcactgtagggactgtggtctgtttccaaaatctgcatttctttcttaaacacctttaCCTGTGTACAGGTGTGCTGAGCCGCAAGCGCGGATCCCGTTGTCGATACCTGCGGC is part of the Leucoraja erinacea ecotype New England chromosome 30, Leri_hhj_1, whole genome shotgun sequence genome and harbors:
- the zbtb17 gene encoding zinc finger and BTB domain-containing protein 17, giving the protein MDFPQHSHQVLEQLNQQRHLGLLCDCTFVVDGIDFKAHKAVLAACSEYFRTLFLDQKDVVHLDISNAAGLGQMLEFMYTAKLKLTPSNVFDVQAVAGFLQMHNIVSTCATFIEGKSCSAPAAVPKVEPPPPPPPPPPPPAPAQETETQSRDEKQERDVAADSPVKERKAPEVEVRVERGVESEDEDTAAELEDDEDEDYKPGDVVKDAVPKVYGKRRHISTRRSTSSETKDCGAGEDPKEEPADDKVKETDAEGLDHTELPENGEDLPPSHGDSHAHSDYSDRMDGASESDTTLDDPDSANDTRRHRFGPYIDRTESRPYGSITHKCKDCGKEFTHTGNYKRHVRIHTGEKPFSCGECSKAFSDPAACKAHEKTHSPVKPHSCEECGKSYRLISLLNLHKKRHTGEAKYTCDDCRKTFTTSGNLKRHQLVHSGEKPYQCDYCDRSFSDPTAKMRHLEMHDANKVHKCPHCEKRFNQLGNLKAHLKIHIVDGPLKCRECGKQFTTSGNLKRHLRIHSGEKPYVCPHCQRAFSDPGALQRHVRIHTGEKPCICIICGKSFTQASSLIAHIRQHTGEKPYVCDRCGKRFTQSSQLANHIRHHDNIRPHQCHICSKAFVNAGDLAKHVIIHTGEKPYLCDTCGRGFNRVDNLRSHVKTVHQGKTGLKKLKSKDEDEDEEDGSVVTVTTDTMVTLATEALAAAAVTQLTVVPVAAAVTADQTEVLKAEITKAVEQVQEADPNAHILYACDSCGEKFLDANSLAQHVRIHTAQALVMFQADTDFYQQYSNGSWQAEHVIQPAAELVFRGHDGTELPTAVVEQTQVLRCHNPLP